In Mucilaginibacter celer, one DNA window encodes the following:
- a CDS encoding class II glutamine amidotransferase, whose amino-acid sequence MSDQIKHECGVAFIRLLKPLSYYQKKYGTALYGLNKLYLLMEKQHNRGQDGAGVATIKLDIEPGKRYISRHRSMASNAVADIFEYIQKKFAEIQKETPEKLADAEWLKEHVSFTGEVLLGHLRYGTHGKNSIESCHPFLRQNNWMTRNLVIAGNFNMTNVDELLEQLYALGQHPKEKADTVTVLEKIGHFIDTENQGLFDQYKREGLDDNREISKLIANDMDVAKILRKSAKNWDGGYTIAGILGHGDAFVMRDPAGIRPAYYYYNDEIVVAASERPAIQTAFNIPMDDIREIRPGHALIVKKNGKITEDMFSEPKERKACSFERIYFSRGSDAAIYRERKQLGRLLCPQILDFVDHDIKNTVFSYIPNTAEVAFYGMVEGMHKYVKKYQHEELVKLGADITEEKVAEILQVAPRVEKIAIKDVKLRTFITQDADRSEMVAHVYDTTYGLIKKGTDTLVVLDDSIVRGTTLKQSILKILDRLGPKKVVVVSSAPQIRYPDCYGIDMSRMGEFVAFEAAISLLKEQDREDIILDVYQKCKDSQKLPKEEVENYVKAIYAPFTDQQISDRIAKIITPKNVNCEVQVIYQTLDNLHIACPENLGDWYFSGDYPTPGGNKVVNRAFVNWMEGKNQRAYM is encoded by the coding sequence ATGAGCGATCAGATTAAACATGAATGCGGTGTGGCATTTATCCGCTTACTAAAGCCACTATCCTACTATCAGAAAAAGTACGGAACTGCACTGTACGGCCTGAACAAACTTTACCTTTTAATGGAGAAACAACATAACCGCGGCCAGGATGGCGCCGGTGTTGCAACCATTAAACTGGATATTGAACCGGGCAAAAGATACATCAGCCGTCACCGCTCAATGGCCTCAAACGCTGTTGCTGATATTTTTGAATACATCCAGAAGAAATTCGCGGAAATTCAGAAAGAAACCCCCGAAAAACTGGCAGATGCCGAATGGTTAAAAGAACATGTTAGCTTTACCGGCGAAGTGTTGCTGGGCCACCTGCGCTACGGTACCCACGGCAAAAACAGCATCGAAAGCTGCCACCCGTTTTTGAGGCAAAACAACTGGATGACCCGTAACCTGGTTATTGCCGGTAACTTTAACATGACTAATGTTGATGAATTACTGGAGCAATTGTACGCCCTGGGCCAGCACCCGAAAGAAAAAGCCGATACCGTTACCGTATTAGAAAAAATCGGTCACTTTATCGATACCGAAAACCAGGGCCTGTTTGATCAGTACAAACGCGAAGGTTTGGATGATAACCGCGAGATCAGCAAGTTGATCGCCAATGATATGGATGTGGCTAAAATCCTCCGTAAATCGGCCAAAAACTGGGATGGTGGTTATACCATTGCCGGTATCCTGGGCCATGGCGACGCCTTTGTAATGCGCGACCCTGCAGGTATTCGCCCCGCTTATTATTATTATAACGACGAGATTGTAGTTGCCGCTTCAGAGCGCCCGGCTATTCAAACCGCTTTTAACATACCGATGGATGATATCAGGGAAATTCGCCCTGGTCATGCCCTGATCGTTAAAAAGAACGGTAAGATCACTGAGGATATGTTCAGCGAGCCGAAAGAAAGAAAAGCCTGCTCGTTTGAGCGGATCTATTTTTCGCGCGGAAGCGACGCTGCTATTTACCGTGAGCGTAAACAATTAGGCAGGTTGCTTTGCCCGCAGATATTGGATTTTGTTGATCACGATATCAAGAATACCGTATTCTCGTACATCCCCAACACTGCCGAAGTTGCTTTTTACGGTATGGTTGAGGGCATGCACAAATACGTAAAAAAATACCAGCACGAAGAACTGGTAAAACTTGGAGCCGACATTACTGAAGAAAAGGTAGCCGAAATACTCCAGGTAGCCCCACGTGTTGAAAAAATTGCCATTAAAGACGTTAAGCTCCGCACCTTTATTACCCAGGATGCAGATCGCAGCGAAATGGTAGCCCACGTTTATGACACCACCTACGGCCTCATTAAAAAAGGTACCGATACTTTGGTGGTTTTGGACGATTCGATTGTTCGCGGTACTACGCTTAAACAAAGTATCCTGAAGATCTTAGACAGGTTGGGCCCTAAAAAGGTGGTTGTGGTTTCATCGGCTCCGCAAATCCGTTACCCTGATTGCTACGGCATCGATATGTCGCGCATGGGCGAGTTTGTGGCTTTCGAGGCAGCTATCAGCCTGTTAAAAGAGCAAGACAGGGAAGACATCATCCTGGATGTTTACCAAAAATGTAAAGACAGCCAGAAACTGCCTAAAGAAGAGGTTGAAAACTACGTGAAAGCGATTTATGCGCCGTTCACCGATCAGCAGATCTCGGATCGTATCGCTAAGATCATCACTCCTAAAAATGTGAACTGCGAGGTACAGGTAATTTACCAAACATTGGATAACCTGCACATTGCCTGTCCCGAAAACTTAGGTGATTGGTACTTCAGCGGAGACTATCCAACTCCGGGCGGTAATAAGGTAGTTAACCGTGCCTTTGTTAACTGGATGGAAGGTAAAAACCAAAGGGCTTACATGTAA